caatgtgctcagATGTTGGCAGAACAAATGATTTAATTGTCAACCTCATGTTTTCAAGTTTTAAGATGTTCACCTAAGATTTGAGATTAGGTTTGTTTTGTCAGTGTATTACACAGTAAGCAGAAAATACTGTCAGTTTAACCATATCATTGTATTTTTAGTTCTCCATTTTACTCTTACTTTATGTTAATAGGGATTAATacaatgtattattttctaattCAAATTGTAACTTTGTTAGTGTATTCATAGTTTGATACATTTTCGTCAACTACAGATTTGTATGTTGTCTTAAATGCAGGCTTAAGGAAAGTTAGTATTCTTCTCCATCATCCTCCTCGTCCAAATTGTCAGCACCAACCTCTTCATAATCCTTCTCCAGGGCAGCCATATCTTCTCTGGCCTCTGAAAACTCTCCCTCCTCCATTCCCTCCCCAACATACCAGTGGACAAAGGCTCTCTTGGCGTACATGAGGTCAAACTTGTGGTCCAGACGGGCCCAGGCCTCAGCGATGGCTGTGGTGTTGCTCAGCATGCACACAGCCCTCTGCACCTTGGCCAGGTCTCCACCAGGAACCACTGTTGGAGGCTGGTAGTTGATGCCCACCTTGAAGCCTGTGGGACACCAGTCTACAAACTGGATGGTGCGTTTGGTCTTGATGGCTGCGATGGCAGAGTTGACATCTTTGGGCACCACATCACCACGATACAGGAGACAGCAGGCCATGTATTTACCGTGACGGGGATCACACTTCACCATCTGATTGGCTGGCTCGAAACAGGTGTTGGTGATATCAGCCACAGATAGCTGCTCATGGTAGGCTTTCTCAGCAGAGATGACCGGGGCATAGGTGGCCAGAGGGAAGTGGATACGAGGGTAGGGCACCAAGTTGGTCTGGAACTCTGTCAGGTCAACATTCAGGGCTCCATCAAAGCGAAGTGAGGCTGTGATGGAAGACACAATCTGGCCAATGAGCCTGTTCAGGTTGGTGTATGTTGGTCTCTCAATGTCGAGGTTTCTGCGGCAGATATCATAGATGGCCTCGTTGTCCACCATGAAGGCACAGTCAGAGTGCTCCAAGGTGGTGTGGGTGGTCAGGATGGAGTTGTAGGGCTCCACCACAGCTGTGGAAACCTGCGGTGCTGGGTAGATAGCAAATTCAAGCTTGGACTTTTTCCCATAATCAACAGAGAGTCTCTCCATCAGC
This DNA window, taken from Amphiprion ocellaris isolate individual 3 ecotype Okinawa chromosome 11, ASM2253959v1, whole genome shotgun sequence, encodes the following:
- the LOC111572892 gene encoding tubulin alpha chain-like; translation: MRECISIHVGQAGAQIGNACWELYCLEHGIQPDGQMPSDKTVGGGDDSFNTFFSETGAGKHVPRAIFVDLEPTVIDEVRTGTYRQLFHPEQLITGKEDAANNYARGHYTIGKEIIDLVLDRTRKLADQCTGLQGFLIFHSFGGGTGSGFTSLLMERLSVDYGKKSKLEFAIYPAPQVSTAVVEPYNSILTTHTTLEHSDCAFMVDNEAIYDICRRNLDIERPTYTNLNRLIGQIVSSITASLRFDGALNVDLTEFQTNLVPYPRIHFPLATYAPVISAEKAYHEQLSVADITNTCFEPANQMVKCDPRHGKYMACCLLYRGDVVPKDVNSAIAAIKTKRTIQFVDWCPTGFKVGINYQPPTVVPGGDLAKVQRAVCMLSNTTAIAEAWARLDHKFDLMYAKRAFVHWYVGEGMEEGEFSEAREDMAALEKDYEEVGADNLDEEDDGEEY